Proteins encoded by one window of Verrucomicrobiia bacterium:
- the urtE gene encoding urea ABC transporter ATP-binding subunit UrtE produces MLSVSNVYVSYDGSRILRGVDFTLPKNKLLCLMGRNGVGKSTTLKTIVGLLKPDAGSVKLDGQEMIGTKPDQRSRMGIGYVPQGRDIFPNLTVWENLKISLVVHGKKEGEQVDRIFELFPVLKEMLKRKGGVLSGGQQQQLAIARAVLTDPKVLILDEPTEGIQPNIIDQIGDTLQMIKKEGKISILLVEQYLDFCLAVADNFCIMDRGSIVAAGGISDLNDQLVRQYLTV; encoded by the coding sequence ATGCTTTCCGTATCGAATGTCTACGTCTCCTATGACGGCTCGCGCATCTTGCGCGGCGTGGATTTCACTTTGCCCAAGAACAAGCTGCTGTGCCTGATGGGCCGCAATGGCGTGGGCAAGAGCACGACCTTGAAAACGATTGTCGGCTTGCTCAAGCCGGACGCAGGCTCCGTGAAGCTGGACGGGCAGGAGATGATCGGCACCAAGCCAGACCAACGTTCGCGCATGGGCATCGGCTACGTGCCGCAAGGCCGCGACATCTTCCCGAACCTGACGGTATGGGAGAATCTGAAGATCAGCCTCGTGGTCCATGGAAAGAAAGAGGGCGAGCAGGTGGACCGGATTTTTGAGTTGTTCCCGGTCTTGAAAGAGATGTTGAAGCGCAAGGGCGGCGTGCTGAGCGGTGGCCAGCAGCAACAATTGGCGATCGCCCGGGCGGTGTTGACGGACCCGAAGGTGCTCATTTTGGATGAACCGACGGAGGGGATTCAGCCCAATATCATTGATCAGATCGGCGATACGCTGCAGATGATCAAGAAGGAGGGGAAGATCAGCATTTTGCTGGTGGAACAGTACCTCGATTTTTGCCTCGCGGTGGCGGATAATTTTTGCATCATGGACCGCGGATCGATCGTAGCTGCCGGAGGAATCTCCGACTTAAATGACCAGCTCGTTCGCCAATACTTGACTGTCTGA
- the urtC gene encoding urea ABC transporter permease subunit UrtC, translating into MNKKELLILSAVAFIVLILLPSLNAFAPKESFFHVSDFTINVYGKYLCYAVLALGVNLLWGYTGLLSLGQCLFFALGGYALGMYLMLMIGKLGQYQKDIPDFMVFLEFETKYPETGGLPRHWIPFRSPFFAILMVVVIPAIVAYIFGFLAFRSRIKGVYFSILSQALTYAACLLFFRNDFTFGGNNGLTDFKFIFGADINTAETKRWLYIASGVLLLSVYLLCRWLTSTKFGLIQRAIRDSENRVLFSGYATAHFKLFVFVLSAIICAVGGALYVPQVGIINPSEMGTEKSLEAVVWCAVGGRSTLIGPIIGAISVNAMKSWATRAFAEQWLFMLGGMFILAVLFMPNGIVGLPQQFKDLKKRYFDRKKTEEPVAATPDGAAVKPSE; encoded by the coding sequence ATGAACAAAAAGGAGCTGCTGATCCTCTCAGCGGTGGCCTTTATCGTTTTGATTCTGTTGCCGTCCCTGAACGCCTTTGCGCCGAAGGAGAGTTTCTTCCACGTCAGCGATTTCACGATCAACGTGTATGGCAAGTATCTCTGTTACGCGGTGCTGGCGCTGGGTGTGAACCTGCTTTGGGGTTACACGGGGTTGTTGAGCCTCGGTCAATGCCTGTTCTTCGCGCTCGGTGGTTATGCGTTGGGCATGTATCTGATGCTGATGATTGGCAAGTTGGGTCAATATCAGAAGGACATCCCGGACTTCATGGTGTTCTTGGAATTTGAAACGAAGTATCCCGAAACAGGCGGTTTGCCGCGTCACTGGATTCCCTTCCGCAGTCCATTTTTTGCGATACTGATGGTGGTAGTCATCCCGGCGATCGTGGCTTACATCTTCGGCTTCCTTGCCTTCCGGTCACGCATCAAGGGTGTTTACTTCTCCATCTTGAGCCAAGCGCTGACGTATGCGGCGTGTCTGCTGTTCTTCCGCAATGATTTCACGTTCGGCGGTAATAATGGTCTGACGGATTTCAAATTCATCTTCGGCGCGGATATCAATACCGCAGAGACGAAGCGATGGCTGTATATCGCTTCCGGGGTGTTGTTGTTAAGCGTGTATCTGCTGTGTCGCTGGCTGACCTCCACAAAATTCGGTCTCATCCAGCGCGCCATCCGTGATTCGGAGAACCGCGTGCTGTTTTCCGGTTATGCCACGGCGCACTTCAAACTGTTCGTGTTCGTGCTGTCGGCGATCATCTGTGCGGTGGGCGGTGCGCTCTATGTGCCGCAGGTCGGTATCATCAATCCGAGCGAGATGGGCACGGAGAAATCTCTCGAAGCTGTCGTTTGGTGCGCGGTAGGCGGACGCAGCACATTGATCGGACCGATCATCGGTGCCATCAGCGTGAATGCGATGAAGAGCTGGGCGACGCGCGCATTCGCCGAGCAATGGCTCTTCATGTTGGGTGGCATGTTCATCTTGGCGGTACTCTTCATGCCGAACGGCATCGTGGGACTGCCGCAACAGTTCAAGGATTTGAAGAAGCGTTATTTTGACCGCAAGAAGACGGAAGAGCCGGTTGCTGCCACACCCGATGGAGCCGCGGTCAAACCCTCAGAGTAA
- a CDS encoding urease accessory protein UreD: MLSLASQPVAQRPRQAGHAGLRVSHVAGESAVTECWAASPLKLLAPRFRGPSVWAYISSFGGGLVAGDETSLEVEIEAGATCFLSTQASTKVYRNPKLLPCQHRMRAEVGEGGLLVLAPDPVQCFAQAIYEQKQEFHLAGDAGLVLVDWLNSGRAARGERWEFTRYLSRNEIFQADKRVMLDALRLTAEAGTEDLLKQMGRFHCLATVAVVGPKLQGFAQALLADVAELPVLKRSDFAISASPLADGVLLRMAGVSTEQVGREIARRLSFVNPLLQDDPWARKW, from the coding sequence ATGCTGTCACTGGCCTCCCAGCCGGTCGCGCAACGGCCACGCCAGGCCGGTCACGCCGGATTGCGGGTCAGCCACGTGGCCGGAGAGAGTGCGGTGACGGAATGCTGGGCGGCGAGTCCGCTCAAGCTGCTTGCGCCAAGGTTTCGCGGGCCAAGTGTCTGGGCTTACATCAGCAGTTTCGGTGGCGGTCTGGTGGCAGGTGATGAGACGAGCCTGGAGGTGGAGATAGAGGCTGGAGCCACTTGTTTTCTCAGCACGCAGGCTTCTACCAAAGTTTATCGCAATCCCAAGTTGTTACCTTGCCAGCATCGTATGCGGGCGGAGGTGGGTGAAGGCGGGTTGCTCGTGCTGGCGCCGGATCCGGTGCAATGTTTCGCGCAGGCGATCTACGAACAGAAACAGGAATTTCATCTGGCGGGTGATGCGGGGTTGGTGCTCGTCGATTGGTTGAACTCGGGCCGTGCAGCGCGTGGTGAACGATGGGAGTTCACGCGGTACCTGAGCCGCAATGAAATCTTTCAAGCCGACAAGCGCGTGATGCTGGATGCGCTGCGGCTGACGGCGGAAGCAGGCACGGAAGATTTGCTGAAGCAGATGGGGCGGTTCCACTGCCTGGCGACGGTGGCGGTGGTGGGACCGAAGCTGCAAGGTTTCGCGCAGGCGCTGCTGGCGGATGTGGCCGAGTTGCCAGTGCTGAAGCGAAGTGATTTTGCCATCAGCGCGAGTCCGCTCGCGGATGGCGTGCTGTTGCGCATGGCGGGCGTGAGCACGGAACAGGTCGGGCGCGAGATCGCGCGGCGGCTGAGTTTTGTGAACCCGCTCTTGCAGGATGATCCTTGGGCCCGGAAATGGTGA
- the urtD gene encoding urea ABC transporter ATP-binding protein UrtD, translating to MSKEFVLTLEGVNKTFDGFKAINDLNFYMDEGELRVIIGPNGAGKSTMMDIITGRTQPDTGKVEFGKTTDLTKLNEYQINRLGIGRKFQTPSVYVEHTVLENLWLSLEGSRSVWSTLFARIGSEQRDRIQEMLKLIGLTDRANVKAGTLSHGQKQWLEIGMLLSQNPKLLLVDEPAAGMTDEETAKTGELLMSLAGKHSIVVIEHDMVFVRQIARKVTVLHQGHVLCEGTVDEVQNNERVIEVYLGRKKKH from the coding sequence ATGAGTAAAGAATTCGTCCTGACGCTGGAAGGTGTGAACAAGACCTTCGATGGTTTCAAAGCCATCAACGACCTGAACTTCTACATGGATGAAGGCGAGTTGCGCGTCATCATCGGACCGAATGGCGCCGGCAAGAGCACGATGATGGACATCATCACGGGTCGCACGCAGCCGGATACGGGCAAGGTGGAATTCGGCAAAACCACGGACCTCACCAAGCTGAACGAGTATCAGATCAATCGCTTGGGCATCGGTCGTAAATTTCAGACACCTTCCGTTTACGTCGAACATACGGTGCTGGAAAACCTCTGGCTTTCGCTGGAAGGCAGCCGGAGTGTTTGGTCCACGTTGTTCGCGCGTATCGGCTCGGAACAGCGTGATCGCATCCAGGAGATGTTGAAGCTCATCGGCCTGACGGATCGGGCGAATGTGAAAGCCGGGACGCTTTCCCACGGGCAGAAGCAGTGGTTGGAGATCGGCATGTTGCTCTCGCAGAACCCGAAGCTGTTACTCGTGGATGAACCCGCCGCTGGCATGACGGATGAAGAGACGGCCAAGACGGGTGAATTGCTCATGAGCCTCGCGGGCAAGCATAGTATTGTGGTCATCGAGCATGACATGGTGTTCGTACGGCAGATCGCCCGGAAGGTGACGGTGCTGCATCAAGGGCATGTGCTGTGTGAAGGAACGGTGGATGAAGTGCAGAACAACGAGCGCGTGATCGAAGTTTATCTCGGCCGCAAAAAGAAACACTAA
- the ureB gene encoding urease subunit beta has product MHLSPREIDKLLLHNAGFLAQKRLARGLKLNYPESIALIATQLLEFIRDGRSVSELMDLGRKFLGRNQVMSGIPAMIAEVQVEGTFPDGTKLVTVHHPIAADDGDLSLALYGSFLPVPDLKVFHTVVSEMDFEPGTCEAQEGEVELNAGRESVVVAVTNMGDRPVQVGSHYHFVETNALLKFDRAKAYGKRLDIPAGTAVRFEPGETKTVKLVDIAGNKVIRGGNNLANGAVSPEGLKATMERVKAGNFLNEKD; this is encoded by the coding sequence ATGCATCTCTCTCCTCGTGAAATCGACAAGCTGCTGCTGCATAACGCGGGCTTTCTTGCCCAGAAGCGGCTCGCGCGCGGCCTCAAGCTGAACTACCCGGAAAGCATCGCGCTCATCGCCACGCAGTTGCTGGAGTTCATCCGCGATGGCCGCAGTGTGTCGGAACTGATGGACCTTGGGCGCAAGTTTCTCGGACGCAACCAAGTGATGTCCGGCATTCCGGCGATGATCGCGGAGGTGCAGGTGGAGGGAACGTTTCCAGACGGCACGAAGCTGGTGACGGTGCATCATCCCATCGCAGCGGATGACGGCGATCTTTCCCTGGCGCTTTACGGCAGCTTCCTGCCGGTGCCGGATTTGAAGGTGTTTCACACGGTGGTTTCCGAGATGGATTTCGAGCCAGGCACATGCGAAGCGCAGGAGGGTGAAGTGGAGTTGAATGCTGGTCGCGAGAGTGTCGTTGTGGCCGTCACGAACATGGGTGATCGCCCGGTGCAGGTGGGCAGCCATTATCATTTCGTGGAGACGAATGCGTTGCTGAAGTTTGATCGCGCGAAGGCTTACGGCAAACGGCTCGATATTCCAGCAGGCACGGCCGTGCGCTTCGAACCGGGTGAGACGAAGACGGTGAAGCTAGTGGACATCGCGGGGAACAAGGTGATCCGTGGCGGCAACAATCTGGCGAATGGAGCGGTCTCGCCGGAAGGATTGAAGGCCACGATGGAGCGGGTGAAGGCGGGCAACTTTTTGAACGAGAAGGACTGA